From the genome of Podospora bellae-mahoneyi strain CBS 112042 chromosome 2, whole genome shotgun sequence:
GCTGTTGCCAGCTTGGAGCCAGTTGATGGCCTTTTGATCGCTGGCTGGGCTAACACAAGGTGCATGGCTGACTGACCTGAGGTGGACTGCCTGGCCAGTGCGTCATTCCCCATTCCCCGCCCAAGCGCCCGCAGCTGCTCAGATTCCAGGGGCCCAGCCACTGGGTGAATGCCTGGCCAGGCTGGGAGACCCACTTTGACACAACAGGAACTGCGCCTTGACTTTTGGCAGCTTCGCAGTCGAACTCTGACTTCCAGTCAACAACTTTATCCGTCCTTCACCAACCAGGAACGCATTTTTGATTGCCGGTATCGATTTCTTCATTTCGGAGCAGTTGGTCGTTGGTCCTCTTTTCACTTCTCTTACCGACTTTTCGCTTCGTTTGTTTTATATTCGGCGCCCGTACTTAATTCCACTACTAGGCGCGGTACCGCGTTTGAcatcttgaccaccaccacgaccaaaGGCGCGTGGAGAACACCGACATCATGACAGAACCCGAGAATTTCGACGATGAGCTGTTTGCCGATCTGTAAGTCGCATCTTTTTATACTTCTTGATGGTCATGATGAGCAGGCGCTAACCAGCGACAGCTATAACGACGATGATGCGGTACCAGCGCCCAAGCCGGCTGCCGCAGCCCAGCCTGTTCAGTACGCAGCCGTGCAACCGACCATCGAGACCCGGCAGGAGGACAGCTACGACCCCAATCAGTACAACGACTacagtggtggaggtgaaaaTGGCAACATGAACcaggacgatgaagaagaagaggacgatgacgatgacatCGATTTCAACCTCGGAAACGGCCCTTCGACCACGCTGGCCCCCCATGACCAGCAAGACTACAATGACAGCCATAataaaaacaacaacaacaacagcagcaacagcagcagcaacaacaacaactctcaCCATGAGGAGAGGCAGTCGTACAGTGCGCCCTCAGCGCCTCCTGCTCATACCAAAGGCCCCAATGCCAAAGAAGACGGGTAAGTCAAAATCTCTGTTTGTTGACATTTGACAAGTGTGCATTATGAATCATGTGAACCGCGCCACTTCTATCGGACCACTATGCTGGTAGAGCAAGGTGGGAAGGgctgggaaagggaggaagctgggcaAGGGCTACGGGATCACAGGCTGCGGCCTGGCATGGTTGAGGATATGGGAAACTGGGCCAGCAAGAGGCAGGTCTCGTGGTGGACAAAATCATGCAAGGATGATATTGCAGAGAGCGGTGCGACATGTGTGTTGCCAGGCAATGTGTAATGCCGTCAAGAGGAGGGCTGTGCTGTGAGGGTTGGCCTCCCAAAGACATACCGAAAACATGCGCCAAAATACGATAATGGATGAGGAGTCATGCTCCTGCCCTCTGTATCCCAGTCGCAGATAATCTTAGCTCTGAAGGCTAGAGAAAGATATCGCAGCGAATAGCGCAGCAACCAGGACAGACGTACCTAGCTTGACGATAGGCAAGAAGAGCTCGAGACAGGAAACAAGAAAGATTTCGACAAGACCTTTTGCTGGCACTCCTGCGCTGCACCTTCCTTCTCAGTTGTGGGAACCTGCTGTGCATCGCATCAGTTCTGAACAACGGCTTGAATTCTTCTGCTGCGACCGCCGCCACAATGGAGCATCACAACACGACTCGACCTccgccctcttctcccgAAGACTACATTTCTTTATCACCAAGCGATGCTTCTGGGGATGACGATGTACTCTGCCGAGACTACATTCCTCTTTCCTCCAGCGACTCCTCCCCGCCCATCTTTTCAACCTCATCGCCACTTTCATGCTCGGCCATCTCGCTAGGCACAGCAGAGGAACTAGGAGATCACAGCACCAGTAACGAGGATGGCGACTCGTGTGATGAACCCTCCCCGAGGATCATATACGCGAAGAAAGACAATAGGTGTGAACTTTAGGCAGCGGCGACCAAAAACACACACGGGAAGCAGCATTGGTTCAATGTTTGCTTTTCCCGCCCACCCTCCCATCTTACTCTTTTTTATTTCTCCCGAGcccgtctctctctctctctctctctcttttttccatCCGAACCGGTGTAGTCAGCCGGGTTTGTTTGCCAGTCAACCCAGCGGACAAGCATTTTGATACACAAAAACACAATCCAAGCTTTCCGGAGGTCGGAggagagcaggaggaggggagaaggggggaacTGAACGAATGATCtggctcttcttttttttacttGGCCGATAAGATGCTAACAAAAACAATGTTTCATGATTGTTATTTCATGAGATAAAAGAGAAAATGAAGCTAACTCTACGGCACGATGTGCCGCTGTATTTTAGAAAAATGTTCATCGGCGGTCTCAACTGGGAAACCACCGACCAGTCCCTCCGCGACTACTTTTCCAcctttggggaggtggtcgagTGCACCGTCATGAGAGATGGCGCGACGGGCCGGTCGCGCGGGTTTGGGTTTCTGACCTTCAAGGATCCCAAGACGGTGAATATCGTCATGGTGAAGGAGCATTATCTTGATGGGAAGATTGTACGTCTTtgttcccccctcttccttccctgTTGGTCATTTGTGAGAGATATACTGACTGGAGATGGGGAAAAAAGATCGATCCCAAGCGCGCCATCCCCCGTGATGAGCAGGAAAAGACAAGCAAGATTTTCGTTGGAGGCGTTAGTCAGGAAACCACGGATCATGAGTTCAGGGAGTATTTTGCCCAGTTTGGCCGGGTGGTGGACGCCACGTTGATGATGGACAAGGACACCGGTCGTCCGCGCGGGTTCGGCTTTGTCACGTTCGAGTCTGAGGCCGGGGTGGAGGCTTGTCTCTCTGCCAACCTTGAGATCCACGGCAAACCCatcgaggtcaagaaggctCAACCGAGGGGCAACCtcagggaggaagaggagaataACCGCCGTGGTGGGGGTGCGGGAGGCAAGTTTGGGAAGCGTGGTGGACAGGGTGGGAATGGAATGGACGATGGGGGTCAGATGGGCGGGATGGgcgggatgggtggtggtcaggGGGCCGGGGGGATGACGCCGCAGGTGATGGCGCAGTATTTCCAGAGGATGCAGCAGGCGATGAGcatgatgcagcagcagatgatgatgaaccGGAACATGAACCCGGCCATGATGCAGATGATGCAGATGCAGCAGATGCAACAGATGCAGGCCATGATGCAGCAGGCTcagggtgggagagggggcggaggacaGAACCccatggcggcgatggggcAGATGAACCCGGCCATGATGCAGCAGATGCAGGCCATGATGGCTCAGCAGGCGGCGCAGGGAGGTGGTCCTGGCGGTCCTGGGGGGCCGATGCCTCCTGCTGGTGGCCCTGGAAGTGTCGGTGGTCCTGGTAGTCCCATGGGCATGCACGACCAGGTTGGCAGTCCCATTGGTAGCTCTGGTCagggaggcggcggcaagGCTGGTTTCAACGCCtacgagcagcagcagtttgAGCAGCAAAAGtacgagcagcagcagcagcagggccgGAGGGGTGGTAGCAGAGGCGCTCCCGACATGCAGGCTGCCTACAACCAGGGGGGGTatggcggcagcggcggcggcggtagcATGAGCTCGCAGGGCGGACAGGGCGCTCCGACCAGCTGGGAGGGCATGTATGATGATGTCCCTCAGCCGATCATGTCTaccggcggtggtggcggctacggtggtggaggccgGAATTTCAAGAACCGCGgacacaacaaccagcaccaaATGTCCATGTCGCCTGGCCCGTCTGACCCTATGAACGCCCCTCCTGCTAATGCCCCGACGGGACCCAAGAACGCTGGTAGACCTGGCGCCAACATGtaccgtggtggtggaaggggaggtgccCGTGGGTACCATCCTTATGCCAGAGGCTAGGGATCTTCTGGCAGGGATAAACGGGAATACCATCATGAGGAATATTACtgttgagtttggggggCGAGTGGTAGTTATGGACATGACGAGTGATGTAGGAGATGGGGAACTGGGGCAACAGAGGTAATTAACTGGGGAAGGGTCAAGgacaaaagccaaaaaaagccaaaacaTAGGGAGTGGTTAGGTAGAGGTGTGGTGCCAGTGGGCTTCTTTGTATTATAGCTAGTACCTTTGCGCAATGGTATTTGCTTTCATACCAGCGGTATTTGACCTTAGATCACTGATACAACCTCGTGAATCCCCCCTCCGGCGGCTGCAGCCAATTCCTCTCATCATACTTGtacccctccctctgctcAATAACATGAAAAGTGTAAATAATCCTCCCCTTTTTGCTCAAATTCCTCTCACTCTTGTGAAGCAAATTCCCATGAATCAGCACCAAATCACccgccttcacctcccccatgaCGTACTCTTCTTCCTCTACCTTTTTATCCTCCCCATACTTCATCTCTCTCGTATCCCTCGGAAACTGTCTTCCCTCattctccaccatctccgtccccgtcctcccccctctgACCAACCTCTGCCTGATCCGACTCCAAAGATGGCTCCCAGGCAAAAAACTCAAACACCCATTCTCCCTCGTCGCATCCTCAAGCGCATACCAAAACCCAACCGCAGACGGAGGGTCGGTGTACAGAAACGTGCTATCCTGATGAGGCGGCACCGCTCCCCCTATCTCGGGCTGCTTGCAGATAACCATGCTCTGCAGACACCTTGGGTCCTCGAACCCGAGATCCTTTGCTACATCTTTTGGCAACGCCCTCTGCCCTGACACCCCCTTCAACAGTTCCGCAAACGGGGGGGAGAGGCCATGGAGAAAGTGACCGATCTTGTTGACGGCTAAATGTTTGGGTTTTGTGAGTTGACCGTCGGGGCCAAAGGCGTCTTgctcgaagaagaagcggatTTTGTCGCCCGAGGAGAGGAAGTAGTCGTCGCCTACGTGGTCGGTGCCGTCTTTCCCGCCGGTGGAGAATTTTGTCAGGGGGTGcgtggtgatgtcgagggaggagaggagggagtgggtttcgttgaggaggttggtgacggtggtgggggggagggccgaggggatgatgaggtagCCGTTAgtgtggaagaaggagagctGTTCCGGGGTGAGGCCGGGTTTGGGTTCCGAGGAGGTGGACATTGTATATTGAAGGGTATATCCAAAGTCCgaggtgatgaggtgagaTGAGTGCGATGGTGGTACGTGAGAtgtgaaggtgagggtgagaTGGGCAAGCTGTGAGTGACGGGAGCTACCCCACTAGAGATACACCGATAACCGTTGATATCCGTGCCCCTCCTGATAACAAGgagacatcaccaccatggcaACACACAGGATCAAGTCAAGATGAAATCTTGAGGTAACAATGAGAAATGTATTCATATTCGCCAGGAAAAATCAAGCTTGCTTCAGGCCAGAAACTTCCATTCCTGACCCCCATCCCTAGCCCTTGTGATATCAACTCAAAAACCCTCAATGTACCTCGCCATAAAGAGAGAGCAATATACACAAAGCAATGTCCCAAATTTGCGATTCCCAAGCCAAGCGAAAAATTCAAAGCCCAAGTCCGTAGATATCAACCGGTTCAAGTAAATCAGCGCGCAAAAGAGTCAGGTATCCGAATAGAAGCATCGCACCGCAAATGACACCGCAACATCACAAGCCAAAAATCCAGTAACATCAGTCAGAAATCATCAAACCCCTGCCGCCATGGCCAACAACGCCATCCACCTTTTCCTTCTGCATCCGCTCACTTCCTCAAGACGGCATCATAGAAGCTCACCAGCCCACCGACTGCTGTGCCGACAAGCACACCCTTCCACCCCGAGTAAACAGCCCCGTTGATTCTCCCAACGTTCACTGGGTCAATCAGGCCGCCAAAGGTGACTCCCTGCGCATAGACCACATACGTCGCCAAGGCCTTGACGATGCTGAATGTCAACGGATCAACTGCGTACTCCTGTCCGACGTCCTTTCTTGGCCTGCCCCGTATGGCCACAGCCGGTCCAGAAGACGAGTGCGCGGCCGAGATATTGAAGAAATAGCCAAACagactggggaggaggaacgaCGTCAAGAACCACGTAAGCGCCGGGCCCCAGAATGACGCCGTCACCAAAGCAAACATATCCGGGAGCTTGACGGGATGATCATGCGTGCCCAAAAGGTTGATTGCCGGAATAGTAAACGCATAGCGGTCTGGTAGGAGTTCTTGGCGGAGCTTGTAGAGCTCAAACAGGGCGATCGTCGACAGAACAGAGTGAACCGTCGAAAGCCATTCTCTCGTTTGATGCGTCGCCTCGGGGATCTTGGACTCGGAGTAAAGCGTGTTAAGCCTGGTCTTAACGAGAGCCGTGGAACGCTCCACCGATGCGGCAACGTCTGCTGGGGTGGCAGGAAGTTGGGGAAGGCGAGAGGCGAGGCTGAGGGCGCGGCCCGGGGTGCGaacgagggcggtggagagggattCAGATTCATCTTCAGGAGCCTCCGGAGAAGTAGCCGGCGATGGGGAAGCAGACTCGGCGGGACTGCGAGGGGTGGTTAGCTACACCAAAGACAGGAGTCAGACAAGGAGGAACATACTcgaccacaacctcctccttgaccggCAAGGTCTGCCGCCTCTTGGTAACTGTCTTGGTCACAGTCGCATCCAAAGTCACAGGAGGAAACTCCCGCTTCACCGGCGAGTTCTCTGAACGCGCGCGACTGCTGAAGTACCCCTTCAACTTGGGGTTGGTCTGAAACCGCGCCGGGCTGGCGCTGACGAACTCGTCGATGGCCTGCTCGAGATCCGACTTGAGAAGCTTCTCATAGCTGTGAAGGACGGGGCGCGCGTGTTAGCCATGTCCCGTCATCGCGAGAGGGGGGAGTCAGATAAGTTAAAGTGGAATGCGCTCGGCCAGTGCATTACATGCGCGCACGCGCAAAGTGCCAGTGAGGATAAGATAGGGCAAGTCCATCCCTTACATGTGCATCTGAACAGTGTATATATGATGATAGAGAGAGTAAAACATACTTTGTGAGCCCGATCGCATCCGCCAGATCAACGAGATCCGACTTGCGCTGGCGCGACAGCCATCCGTTTCCGCTAGACATGTTTTTTCTTGTTCTCTCCGAGTCAAGCGATCAAAAGATATCGAGTTGGATCGCGCAAATGAAGCGATTGGGATAGGTTTCAACC
Proteins encoded in this window:
- a CDS encoding hypothetical protein (EggNog:ENOG503PP8Z), whose protein sequence is MTEPENFDDELFADLYNDDDAVPAPKPAAAAQPVQYAAVQPTIETRQEDSYDPNQYNDYSGGGENGNMNQDDEEEEDDDDDIDFNLGNGPSTTLAPHDQQDYNDSHNKNNNNNSSNSSSNNNNSHHEERQSYSAPSAPPAHTKGPNAKEDG
- a CDS encoding hypothetical protein (COG:A; EggNog:ENOG503NXXZ); the protein is MEHHNTTRPPPSSPEDYISLSPSDASGDDDVLCRDYIPLSSSDSSPPIFSTSSPLSCSAISLGTAEELGDHSTSNEDGDSCDEPSPRIIYAKKDNRKMFIGGLNWETTDQSLRDYFSTFGEVVECTVMRDGATGRSRGFGFLTFKDPKTVNIVMVKEHYLDGKIIDPKRAIPRDEQEKTSKIFVGGVSQETTDHEFREYFAQFGRVVDATLMMDKDTGRPRGFGFVTFESEAGVEACLSANLEIHGKPIEVKKAQPRGNLREEEENNRRGGGAGGKFGKRGGQGGNGMDDGGQMGGMGGMGGGQGAGGMTPQVMAQYFQRMQQAMSMMQQQMMMNRNMNPAMMQMMQMQQMQQMQAMMQQAQGGRGGGGQNPMAAMGQMNPAMMQQMQAMMAQQAAQGGGPGGPGGPMPPAGGPGSVGGPGSPMGMHDQVGSPIGSSGQGGGGKAGFNAYEQQQFEQQKYEQQQQQGRRGGSRGAPDMQAAYNQGGYGGSGGGGSMSSQGGQGAPTSWEGMYDDVPQPIMSTGGGGGYGGGGRNFKNRGHNNQHQMSMSPGPSDPMNAPPANAPTGPKNAGRPGANMYRGGGRGGARGYHPYARG
- a CDS encoding hypothetical protein (EggNog:ENOG503NV6P; COG:I), which produces MSTSSEPKPGLTPEQLSFFHTNGYLIIPSALPPTTVTNLLNETHSLLSSLDITTHPLTKFSTGGKDGTDHVGDDYFLSSGDKIRFFFEQDAFGPDGQLTKPKHLAVNKIGHFLHGLSPPFAELLKGVSGQRALPKDVAKDLGFEDPRCLQSMVICKQPEIGGAVPPHQDSTFLYTDPPSAVGFWYALEDATRENGCLSFLPGSHLWSRIRQRLVRGGRTGTEMVENEGRQFPRDTREMKYGEDKKVEEEEYVMGEVKAGDLVLIHGNLLHKSERNLSKKGRIIYTFHVIEQREGYKYDERNWLQPPEGGFTRLYQ
- a CDS encoding hypothetical protein (EggNog:ENOG503P23J); this encodes MSSGNGWLSRQRKSDLVDLADAIGLTNYEKLLKSDLEQAIDEFVSASPARFQTNPKLKGYFSSRARSENSPVKREFPPVTLDATVTKTVTKRRQTLPVKEEVVVDPAESASPSPATSPEAPEDESESLSTALVRTPGRALSLASRLPQLPATPADVAASVERSTALVKTRLNTLYSESKIPEATHQTREWLSTVHSVLSTIALFELYKLRQELLPDRYAFTIPAINLLGTHDHPVKLPDMFALVTASFWGPALTWFLTSFLLPSLFGYFFNISAAHSSSGPAVAIRGRPRKDVGQEYAVDPLTFSIVKALATYVVYAQGVTFGGLIDPVNVGRINGAVYSGWKGVLVGTAVGGLVSFYDAVLRK